CCCTGGTAGGTTATTAATCAGACAAAATATATGAGCTAGCTAAAGCATTAGGATGAATGTATTAACTTATTAGCATGCACAAGTCaagtaaaaaaatgaaaagaaaaTTGGCATCTGTCATTTCTATACCATTATATATTCAGGAAAAACATTTATTccttatttgaaaaaatgaaagttcattgaaatttatatacaaaatgaaaaaaaaaaaaaaaaaaaaaaaaaaaaatgtggatTATTAGATATAGTGAAGAAAACAAATCCATTATAACTTTGTGATTATTTATTAACTAGGCAAATAAACATTAACATTCTCAAAAAGATTTTGATTAGTTTGTTTCTTAGTTTGTATGTCCTTACAAATTTGTAAATATTCTTGATTAATTGAGCTATCTTTAGAAATATCAGAATAATACTCTTGACATATGCTAATGAGATAATTAATACTGTTTTCAGTAATTTCTATATTTGATaattcataataatatatatatttttttaaagtataaacaaataaaaatatattatcactGTTTGATTGTATAGCAATTTCTGCAGCTTTTAAAGCTTTTTGTAAGCATTCATAagtttttttactatttctatattttttattttcccaaTATAAATGAGAACACATTAAGAGTCCAATACATtgatcttttttttttaataatttattagcaTGTTGACATAATTTTAGagctatattattataattttcattatctaataaattaatatgtgATGTTAATATACCAATAGCCCATATAATAGATTCAAATTGTTGAGAagataaatttatacattcttcataaattattaaagcTTGTGTAATAAATTCTAAACAGATATCTTCAATATTATCAAAAGATATAAAAGAATAatcatttataaatttatcatatttatttactacTATAGATGtaagtaaaaatattttaaatgctAAAATTGGTATATCATTTGAAATAGTTAATAAATTAGTATgtataaatttgaaaatattttttgcatatttattatattgatTAATTTTATCTTCACTTAAAATTTCGGTTTCTTGTAGATAAAAATTAGAATTTGTGTTAACAtctttatttgtataattattaaGATATGTATCATAATATGTGTCTTCacgttttttatttgattcagaatctaataaatttatattttcattattttctggAATAGATGTTCcaatatctattatttttgtgaccaaatttaaaaaagtaaatatGATACTAGGAAGTAATTGACTGAAATATATactatcatatatataattataaaataacatagatgtgttatatttttgatCTATATCATTTGTGTTTGTAATGATATgaaaaaattttgatatCTTTTCtgatgtatatataattgaattattttcaaaattaaacggatcctttttattaatatttttttttggggtCGATATAATATCatcataaaaaatgcatgaaataaattttaacatttcttcaacattttgatatatgatttctttatttttacattctATAATAGCatcaataatatttaaacttaatttttttttatatttatcatttatactatttaataaatttttaatatttttagcTTTTAGTGCATTAATTCCTAAATGGTTAAATGgtaaaacaataatatttatgacTTGTTCAGAAATTTCatcatcatttatattaacatTTGATACTATTTTATATGCTAATTCGAATAATCCATTAATTCTTGTACTatcatacatacatatacataaaaaaataaattcatataaaacttgaagcatttttattataatttgaacagtttcttctttgttttttttaacatttttattattattattattatcatttacaATAATagaatttttttgaatattttgatCATTAAGTCTAGTTACATTTTGAGACACATCTATATCttcgttatttttatttaaattacaaactttatcattaatatttattaagttATTTTGTACATTATTAAAACCATCAGATTCGTTTCTACATTGTTCTATAGTTCTATCAGCATATATAACAAGATGGttataaaacaaattaaatatatcaatttCTTTTGGGAAATCAGATTTATTATGTTCAATAAAAGATCTTAACCTTTTTAATAATGTAAtgagtatatttttataatcaacagaattatttaattttaaaatagaatctaataatatttctaaACTATATAAATGACATTCATCACTAAATACCTGAACAATAgattcaaatatatattgttggATTCttgaatcattaatattagataaatataataataattttggtaaacatttttctatataatattgttttGTCATTCCTTCTAATTGTGACATTCGAACTAATATAGAACCAACTAACATTTTAACATCCATTTTTTCTTTAGAAAtttgaattttattattttttaaaacattatcATCTATATTAGATGTATTTCCACTAACTggtattattttatcattcaTTCTATTCCATAATTTTAAACattcataaaaatttgttaataaaaattcaaatgcATCATTAATATTTCCTCCTCCTGATTCTTCATATTCACTTCCTGTATCTGGTATTCTATCTTTACACATCTGTATCAAAAAATATCTCAAAAATAATCCTTTTAATGGATGCTGTATACCTTTACATAATTCTGTCatatcttttaaaatatattttgcttttatatctttattttttatgtaatttCTTCCAACAATTatcaacaaatataaacgaGGTATTATGTTTCCTGCATGCTGCACACtttcatatatatcaataaatttttttttatgtttttttttatcatttataaaaCTATCTAAATGTTGCAACtcattaaatattaacatgtacaattcataataatatttcggAGACAATTCTGTCGTTTTTAATTCGCACAGCATGTTGGATGCATGCTTTAGAGTATCTCGTAGGGAGCCATTATCCTAAAAGTGAAACGATGAAATGTGGAAACGATGAAATGATgagatgatgaaaatgatgaaatggCGAAAGTGGACAGTGGCGAAAATGATGGCTAGCTTACCAGAGCTTGTTTCATAAAAAAACTTTGCTCCTTAACAACGAAAATGCATTCATCCAATAATCGTTTTTGGTCTACTACATGATTAGATTCTTTATATGAATTCATGTTTGCTTATTTTGGTTATCAGTTATAAATGTGTGTAAAAAATGGGTATGTTTCTGAAAAATAAACACAAATTCGTTACTAAACTTTTCTGTATAAGCCCTACTTTAAAGGCTTACCATCTATTTGAGTAATTTAATTCGTGTGAAAATGCTATTGTGTAATTATGATTCGTTATTTAAAACAAGGTGAAATGAAGCAATATAAAATGAAGCAATATAAGCAAGGTAAAATAAAGCAATATAAGCAAGGTAAAGATGAATGTTATATTAAGTACACATCTCAATGGGGAATTAAATATGCATACTAAAAGAATAGACGATTCTCAAACATATTTTTGATGAATCATTAAAACTTTTTTGGGCATATAAACATGTGTTTGGAATCCGAAAGTGCTGATGCCACTTTTTACGTtcaaaacgaaaaaaatgggaaaaaaaatggaaaaaaaatatttctaatTCTTAATATTTCTTGCAAAAAAAGGGCAAGCCAtctcgtttttttttttcttttcttttttttttcttttcttttctttttttttttcttttttcttttttttttttttttctttatttttattgcaATTTTCTAACTAATGATAGtccttttttttaacaataagcatttttaataactcacatttttttttttttttacaaaaatatgaaaatcgtaaataaattttactacctaattataattttttagttTAACTGCACAAATGTGTAATGTTTGagaataaacatattttcgttcataaaaaaatgttaaaaatttaagtccgaaaaaatgtatgtacatgggaaaaaaaaaaaaaaaaaaaaaaaactatgcAGTCAACTTTGTTTAAATGCATtcatttatcatttatttggTGTTTTTATTTGGTATTTTCATTTGCCATTTTCATTTgccattttcatcattttgtgCTTGGAAATCACCAAAAGGCACAGTTtatttcataaatatttcaaGTATATATGCGCTCGCATTTAccaaattgtatttttttggCAGCATTTTTAACactatattattgttattattaccatGCCATTTATTTTGGCACTATAATACATGTTGCATAGTTTACTGCCTATATGTTAGTAAATAAGCAAGTAAAAATGTAACATAATACAATGTAACATGATACAATGCAATgcaatacaatataatataacataataCAATACAATATCATTGCCAATTTTAGCCATGTTTAGTGTGGATACATAAAAAGtgattatatttatactcacacttaacaaaaaaaatgtaaaatttaattcttaaatttttattgtataaaaAAGGAACCAAAGATATGTCACACACACAATTTCTCAACGAGTCATTTTTATCGttcattttgaattttttatcttacatttttatcttacatttttatcttaCACTTTTATCTTACATTTTCATCGttcattttgtattttacatTGCCCTGTCGAATTATGCCATATTTAtgcaaaattataaaaaaagttgtgcgctatttaatattaataagatAATAAATagacaataaaaaaatgggaaaataattatatatgattTATCAGAATGTTagttaaaattatttataaagaacaataaataataatatttataaacataataataaagttaaagatttttttttttttcttgatTTGTGGTATTATGgttaacataaaaatatgtacgttaaaaaaaaaaatataaaatgaataaataatgaatgaATGAATGAAAAACGAAAGATATATGTGGTACATGAGTAGCGAATATATTTAC
Above is a window of Plasmodium yoelii strain 17X genome assembly, chromosome: 9 DNA encoding:
- a CDS encoding vacuolar protein sorting 35; protein product: MNSYKESNHVVDQKRLLDECIFVVKEQSFFMKQALDNGSLRDTLKHASNMLCELKTTELSPKYYYELYMLIFNELQHLDSFINDKKKHKKKFIDIYESVQHAGNIIPRLYLLIIVGRNYIKNKDIKAKYILKDMTELCKGIQHPLKGLFLRYFLIQMCKDRIPDTGSEYEESGGGNINDAFEFLLTNFYECLKLWNRMNDKIIPVSGNTSNIDDNVLKNNKIQISKEKMDVKMLVGSILVRMSQLEGMTKQYYIEKCLPKLLLYLSNINDSRIQQYIFESIVQVFSDECHLYSLEILLDSILKLNNSVDYKNILITLLKRLRSFIEHNKSDFPKEIDIFNLFYNHLVIYADRTIEQCRNESDGFNNVQNNLININDKVCNLNKNNEDIDVSQNVTRLNDQNIQKNSIIVNDNNNNNKNVKKNKEETVQIIIKMLQVLYEFIFLCICMYDSTRINGLFELAYKIVSNVNINDDEISEQVINIIVLPFNHLGINALKAKNIKNLLNSINDKYKKKLSLNIIDAIIECKNKEIIYQNVEEMLKFISCIFYDDIISTPKKNINKKDPFNFENNSIIYTSEKISKFFHIITNTNDIDQKYNTSMLFYNYIYDSIYFSQLLPSIIFTFLNLVTKIIDIGTSIPENNENINLLDSESNKKREDTYYDTYLNNYTNKDVNTNSNFYLQETEILSEDKINQYNKYAKNIFKFIHTNLLTISNDIPILAFKIFLLTSIVVNKYDKFINDYSFISFDNIEDICLEFITQALIIYEECINLSSQQFESIIWAIGILTSHINLLDNENYNNIALKLCQHANKLLKKKDQCIGLLMCSHLYWENKKYRNSKKTYECLQKALKAAEIAIQSNSDNIFLFVYTLKKYIYYYELSNIEITENSINYLISICQEYYSDISKDSSINQEYLQICKDIQTKKQTNQNLFENVNVYLPS